A window of the Helianthus annuus cultivar XRQ/B chromosome 4, HanXRQr2.0-SUNRISE, whole genome shotgun sequence genome harbors these coding sequences:
- the LOC110883529 gene encoding disease resistance protein RPV1-like, whose amino-acid sequence MECQKSNDQIAYPVFYDVDPSEVRKQRGPVGEALAEHTNKDIRKWREALTEAANLSGWDLEKTADGHEAKVIKLIVQHISLELRSINVNLDDKLVGMEPRLQDLEESLDIASNEVRMIGIKGMGGAGKTTLARAVFDRISVHFEAKSFVENVREVSKASLSGLLSLQQKILSELLNGQGNNVGSVHEGTKMLKTKLCSKKVLLVLDDVDLQEQLESLAGDLSWFKPGSRIIITTRDEHVLTAHRVKWIRDVTLLSDEEAIGLFCKHAFGKDLPIQEYEKESLQVVRYAAGLPLTNKVLGSFLCGKDKDEWKDALERLKRIPLKETLDKLELSYESLEDDYKEIFLDVACILKGWKKNKVISMLESCGFQARIGLRVLEQRSLITFHDYGLGPFLSMHDHIEEMGKNIVRRLHPDEPNKHSRLWIQEEIENVLDTDLGSESTRCIRLKLTPNTVLESLGNMKNLRCLIVDHIHNVRRHDLVKIDEVGQYFPNALRYLNWQYYPHGCLPKTFQANNLVELHMPNSRIEQLWVGGKVLKKLKSITLSRSKLKTLDLGLTPNLVRLDLQLCDALVELHVPVGCLKRLTYLNLRYCTRLKSVLFIKDLESLEVLNVSFLHLKEFEDIIPSHSNSNLQQLYFSGNDVENLPSSIGNLHKLVNLSFSWCVKLKSLPGSICSLQHLRFLSLDGCGIEELPEDIGQLECLEKLDLTCSKIKHLPDSICKLKHLKTLILDRFIE is encoded by the exons GCACGAGGCCAAAGTCATCAAGTTAATTGTTCAGCATATTTCACTTGAGTTGCGGTCAATCAATGTGAACCTTGATGATAAATTAGTAGGCATGGAACCCCGGCTACAGGACCTTGAGGAGTCTTTAGATATAGCGTCCAACGAGGTTCGCATGATAGGGATCAAAGGGATGGGAGGTGCTGGTAAGACAACACTAGCCAGAGCGGTGTTTGATAGAATATCGGTTCACTTTGAAGCTAAAAGCTTTGTTGAGAATGTCAGAGAAGTTTCAAAGGCGTCATTGTCCGGTTTGTTGTCACTGCAACAAAAGATCCTTTCAGAACTGCTAAATGGTCAAGGAAACAACGTAGGTAGTGTCCATGAAGGGACAAAGATGTTGAAAACAAAGCTGTGTAGTAAAAAGGTTCTTTTGGTTTTAGATGATGTGGATCTTCAAGAGCAACTTGAGTCATTAGCTGGTGACCTTAGTTGGTTCAAGCCTGGAAGTAGAATTATCATTACAACAAGAGATGAGCACGTGTTGACAGCACATAGAGTGAAATGGATTCGTGATGTCACTCTATTATCGGATGAGGAAGCGATTGGCCTCTTTTGTAAGCACGCATTTGGGAAAGATCTTCCAATTCAAGAGTATGAAAAGGAATCACTACAAGTTGTACGATATGCTGCTGGCCTTCCCTTAACAAACAAAGTTTTGGGTTCATTTTTGTGTGGTAAAGACAAGGATGAATGGAAAGACGCATTAGAAAGACTCAAAAGAATTCCGTTGAAAGAGACTCTTGACAAGTTGGAATTAAGCTATGAAAGTTTGGAGGATGATTACAAGGAAATATTCCTAGATGTTGCATGCATATTGAAGGGGTGGAAGAAAAACAAAGTAATAAGTATGCTTGAAAGTTGTGGATTTCAGGCTAGAATTGGTTTAAGAGTTCTTGAGCAGAGATCTCTAATAACTTTTCATGATTATGGTTTGGGCCCTTTCTTGAGCATGCATGACCATATTGAAGAAATGGGCAAGAATATCGTACGTCGTTTGCACCCAGATGAGCCCAACAAACACAGCAGATTATGGATTCAGGAAGAAATTGAAAATGTATTGGATACTGACTTG GGTTCTGAATCGACAAGGTGTATACGTCTAAAGCTCACCCCTAATACTGTTTTGGAAAGTCTTGGAAACATGAAGAATCTAAGATGCCTTATTGTCGATCATATTCATAATGTTCGTCGTCATGACCTTGTGAAGATTGATGAAGTTGGTCAATACTTTCCAAATGCATTACGATACTTGAATTGGCAATATTACCCTCATGGGTGTTTACCCAAAACCTTTCAAGCAAATAATCTTGTTGAGCTTCACATGCCTAACAGCAGAATCGAACAACTTTGGGTGGGGGGAAAG GTTCTTAAGAAGCTCAAATCCATTACACTGTCCCGCTCAAAGTTGAAGACCCTTGACCTTGGGTTGACTCCGAATCTTGTGAGGTTAGATCTTCAACTTTGTGATGCTTTGGTAGAACTTCATGTGCCAGTTGGATGTTTAAAAAGGCTTACGTACCTAAACCTTCGGTATTGTACGAGGTTGAAATCTGTTTTGTTTATCAAGGATTTAGAATCACTTGAGGTTCTTAATGTAAGCTTCTTACATCTAAAGGAGTTCGAGGATATAATCCCGAGCCACTCCAACAGTAATCTGCAACAGCTTTATTTCAGTGGCAATGATGTAGAAAACCTGCCTTCATCAATTGGAAATCTTCATAAGCTTGTTAATCTATCATTCAGTTGGTGTGTAAAGCTCAAAAGTCTTCCGGGAAGCATTTGTAGTTTACAACATTTAAGATTTCTTTCCCTTGATGGTTGTGGGATAGAGGAATTGCCTGAGGACATTGGCCAGTTGGAGTGTTTAGAAAAGCTAGATTTAACATGTTCAAAAATTAAACATCTCCCGGATAGCATTTGTAAGTTGAAACATCTTAAAACTCTCATTCTAGATAGATTCATTGAATAG